From the Primulina tabacum isolate GXHZ01 chromosome 15, ASM2559414v2, whole genome shotgun sequence genome, one window contains:
- the LOC142527759 gene encoding G-type lectin S-receptor-like serine/threonine-protein kinase At4g27290, with translation MNVHLNTSSCKLAAAMKTLQKGILLILLFIFQTTFGATDILTTDEIIRDGETLVSSDGVFELGFFKPGNLMNRYVGMWYKNIPDRKIVWVANRNSPLTSAGGLLKVVQPGLLVLLNDINDTVWSSNKSGSGQKPIAQLLDSGNLVVRDANDDRPENFLWQSFDYPSNVALPGIKFGWNLVTGTEIYFPAWKSDDDPSPGALSVHLDPTGYPQILMKEGSKIRSRMGPWNGITFSGGPIDFQIPMYRLRLVMNQKEVRYFQETIDKSFVTIVAISPGGVAERWAWINSTQRWMMYISFPADNCDTYRLCGAYGSCSIANSPLCTCMDRFVPKDPEGWAKADWNKGCVRRTNLSCQGDIFLKYSGIKLPDARYTRNKANMTLEECRAECLKSCSCMAYTQLDILKGNGCLIWYKDLIDIKSIVSDGQDIYIRMASTEAESVADHERKKRKKILTAGFASALGIGLIGLSLSLYLRKRSIDPTISRQGKYHSIQEKNSEIPLFDLSYILKSTDNFATDNKLGEGGFGPVYKGMLEDGQEIAVKRLSKDSMQGLDEFKNEIVFIAKLQHRNLVRLIGGCVQEDENMLIYEYMPNKSLDMILFDQKKKILLDWKKRFNIINGIARGLLYLHQDSRLTIIHRDLKASNILLDSDMNPKISDFGIARSFGGNETAAKTHRVVGTYGYMSPEYAIDGLFSIKSDVFSFGVLALEIVTGMSNRRFIHTDHNLNLLGHAWTLYKEGRSLELVDPCLAETSDIHEMRRTIHVSLLCVQQYPKDRPIMSAVVTMLSNEGFFPPPRQPGFFTEREVLAAKSPTRTNAGISANEATITLLEAR, from the exons ATGAATGTTCATTTGAACACCTCCTCATGTAAACTAGCTGCAGCGATGAAAACTTTACAAAAGGGCATACTTTTGATACTCCTGTTCATTTTTCAGACCACTTTCGGTGCAACCGATATACTAACAACTGATGAGATTATTAGAGATGGTGAGACCTTGGTGTCGTCAGATGGAGTTTTTGAACTGGGATTTTTCAAACCAGGAAATTTAATGAATCGATACGTGGGTATGTGGTACAAAAATATTCCAGATCGGAAAATCGTTTGGGTCGCCAACAGAAACTCTCCGTTGACAAGCGCAGGAGGTCTATTGAAGGTTGTTCAACCAGGACTGTTGGTGCTACTCAATGACATCAATGACACCGTCTGGTCATCAAATAAGTCGGGGTCAGGTCAAAAACCAATTGCGCAGTTGCTAGACTCTGGAAATTTAGTCGTAAGGGATGCGAACGATGATAGGCCGGAGAATTTCCTTTGGCAGAGTTTTGATTATCCCAGTAACGTGGCTCTTCCTGGAATCAAGTTTGGATGGAACTTAGTAACAGGGACAGAGATCTACTTCCCAGCATGGAAAAGCGACGATGACCCTTCTCCTGGAGCGTTAAGCGTTCACTTGGATCCAACAGGATATCCACAAATTCTCATGAAAGAAGGTTCAAAAATACGGTCTAGGATGGGACCTTGGAATGGAATTACTTTTAGCGGGGGGCCAATTGATTTTCAAATTCCTATGTATAGGTTGAGGCTTGTGATGAATCAGAAGGAGGTTCGCTATTTCCAGGAAACCATTGACAAATCATTTGTTACTATAGTTGCGATAAGCCCAGGTGGTGTTGCAGAACGTTGGGCGTGGATTAATAGTACTCAGAGATGGATGATGTACATCAGTTTCCCCGCAGATAATTGTGACACTTACAGGTTATGTGGTGCATATGGTAGTTGCAGCATCGCAAATTCTCCATTATGTACCTGTATGGATAGGTTCGTGCCTAAAGATCCAGAAGGTTGGGCTAAAGCTGATTGGAATAAAGGATGTGTTCGAAGAACAAATTTGAGTTGCCAGGGAGACATATTTCTGAAGTATTCAGGAATCAAGCTTCCAGATGCAAGGTATACTCGGAACAAGGCAAACATGACACTAGAAGAATGCCGAGCAGAATGCTTAAAGAGTTGCTCTTGTATGGCCTACACACAGTTGGATATACTTAAAGGTAACGGGTGTCTGATTTGGTACAAAGACTTGATAGACATCAAGAGTATAGTTTCAGATGGACAGGATATTTATATCAGGATGGCTTCAACTGAAGCAG AAAGTGTTGCTGACCATGaaagaaagaagagaaaaaaaatactCACTGCAGGTTTTGCATCAGCACTGGGGATAGGTCTTATAGGATTGAGCCTCTCTCTTTATCTTAGGAAGAGGTCCATCGATCCAACGATCAGTAGACAAG GAAAATATCATTCAATTCAAGAGAAAAACTCGGAGATACCATTGTTCGATTTATCTTATATTTTGAAATCTACTGATAACTTTGCAACTGACAACAAGCTTGGGGAAGGTGGCTTTGGGCCAGTTTATAAG GGCATGCTGGAAGACGGACAAGAAATTGCTGTGAAACGGTTGTCCAAGGACTCCATGCAAGGACTTGATGAATTCAAGAATGAAATTGTCTTTATTGCCAAACTTCAACATCGGAATCTTGTCAGGCTTATAGGAGGCTGCGTCCAAGAAGATGAAAATATGCTGATCTATGAATATATGCCCAACAAAAGCCTCGACATGATTTTATTTG atcaaaagaaaaaaattctacTTGATTGGAAAAAGCGCTTCAATATTATAAATGGAATTGCTAGGGGACTATTGTATTTGCATCAAGATTCCAGGTTGACAATTATCCATCGAGACCTCAAAGCTAGCAATATATTACTAGATTCTGACATGAATCCGAAGATATCAGACTTTGGTATAGCTAGAAGTTTTGGAGGGAATGAGACTGCAGCTAAGACACACCGAGTTGTTGGAACATA TGGCTACATGTCCCCAGAATATGCAATAGATGGTCTGTTCTCAATAAAATCAGATGTATTCAGTTTTGGTGTTCTAGCTCTTGAAATCGTGACGGGAATGAGTAACAGAAGATTTATACACACTGATCACAACCTCAACCTTCTTGGACAT GCATGGACACTTTATAAAGAAGGAAGGTCATTGGAACTAGTTGATCCTTGCCTAGCTGAAACATCTGACATTCACGAAATGCGAAGAACGATCCATGTCAGTCTGTTATGTGTGCAACAATATCCAAAAGATAGACCAATCATGTCCGCTGTGGTAACGATGTTGAGCAATGAAGGCTTCTTTCCTCCACCTAGGCAACCCGGTTTCTTCACTGAAAGAGAAGTTCTCGCAGCTAAGAGTCCAACTAGGACAAATGCCGGGATTTCAGCAAATGAAGCCACCATTACATTGCTGGAAGCAAGATAG
- the LOC142526383 gene encoding calcium-binding protein KRP1-like — protein MTSAGRSDFQDFLPLMAGKLGGDGLIGELCNGFQLLVDSDKGVITFESLKKNAALLGLHEFSDADLYNMIKEGDFDGDGALNQMEFCVLMFRLSPELMEESQFLLEEILQQEGFEYFDFSL, from the coding sequence ATGACGTCCGCAGGTCGATCcgattttcaagattttttgcCCCTGATGGCGGGAAAACTTGGTGGGGATGGCTTGATTGGGGAACTCTGCAATGGGTTTCAGCTGTTGGTGGATTCTGACAAAGGGGTCATCACATTTGAGAGTCTTAAAAAGAACGCTGCTTTACTCGGGCTTCATGAATTTTCTGATGCTGATCTTTATAACATGATTAAAGAAGGTGACTTTGACGGAGACGGAGCTCTAAATCAGATGGAATTTTGTGTGCTAATGTTCAGATTGAGCCCCGAGTTGATGGAAGAGTCCCAGTTTTTGTTGGAAGAGATTCTTCAGCAGGAGGGTTTCGAATACTTTGACTTTTCTTTGTAA
- the LOC142526382 gene encoding putative NAD(P)H dehydrogenase (quinone) FQR1-like 1, translating into MATKIYIVYYSMYGHVEKLAEEIKKGAASVEGVEAKLWQVPETLPDDVLAKMGAPPKSDVHIITPNELAEADGFIFGFPTRFGMMAAQFKAFLDATGGLWRTQQLAGKPAGIFYSTGSQGGGQETTALTAITQLVHHGMIFVPIGYTFGAGMFEMQQIKGGSPYGAGTFAGDGSRQPSELEIQQAFHQGKLIATVAKKLKKTTA; encoded by the exons ATGGCCACCAAAATTTACATTGT GTACTATTCTATGTATGGTCACGTGGAGAAACTGGCGGAAGAGATAAAGAAGGGAGCTGCATCTGTTGAAGGGGTTGAAGCCAAACTATGGCAG GTCCCTGAGACACTACCAGATGATGTTCTTGCAAAAATGGGTGCACCTCCAAAGAGTGATGTACATATTATCACGCCTAATGAACTTGCAGAGGCTGATGGCTTCATTTTTGGCTTCCCTACGAGGTTTGGAATGATGGCTGCCCAATTCAAAGCGTTTCTTGATGCTACTGGAGGTCTATGGAGAACACAGCAACTCGCTGGAAAGCCAGCTGGGATTTTTTACAGCACTGGATCTCAAGGCGGTGGCCAAGAAACTACGGC GTTAACTGCTATTACTCAGCTTGTTCACCATGGAATGATCTTTGTCCCCATTGGATACACATTTGGAGCTGGCATGTTTGAAATGCAGCAAATAAAAGGAGGAAGTCCTTACGGTGCTGGAACTTTTGCTGGCGATGGTTCGAGGCAGCCATCCGAGCTTGAAATACAGCAGGCTTTTCACCAAGGCAAGTTAATTGCCACCGTTGCcaagaaactgaagaaaaccACCGCCTAA